Proteins encoded in a region of the Streptomyces akebiae genome:
- a CDS encoding LacI family DNA-binding transcriptional regulator: MGDGDPVRHRNGANKRPRLEDVAARVGLSTASVSLVLRGVAGPSERTRQRVLRAAADLGYQVDRTASVLASRRSRLLGVMIDIYSPFHAELVDHLHVAAEEVGYDLVLSTLTRTRDEHTAVETLLAYRSEALILLGPTAPAATLAALDRKSPVIAVGRRISDAALDVVRTADDDGVGQIVDHLVGLGHRAITYVDGGKGVIATDRRRGYRTAMRRHGLDEHISVLRGDHTEAAGERAAGQLLGAGDLPTAVVAFNDQCAIGVLAALARAGVEIPGRVSVVGYDDDTHSRLSCFNLTTVSQGAEAQARHAVTAAVERLDQDRTEPREVVLTPRLVLRGTTAKPV; this comes from the coding sequence GTGGGCGACGGTGATCCCGTACGTCACCGGAATGGCGCGAACAAGCGTCCCCGGCTGGAGGACGTGGCCGCGCGGGTGGGCCTGTCCACCGCGTCGGTGTCCCTCGTGCTGCGTGGGGTGGCCGGTCCCAGTGAGCGGACGCGGCAGCGTGTCCTCAGGGCCGCCGCGGACCTCGGCTATCAGGTGGACCGTACGGCCAGCGTGCTCGCGAGCCGCCGCAGCCGTCTGCTGGGCGTCATGATCGACATCTACAGCCCGTTCCACGCCGAGTTGGTCGACCATCTGCATGTGGCGGCCGAGGAGGTCGGCTATGACCTGGTGCTCAGCACCCTGACGCGCACCCGCGACGAGCACACGGCCGTCGAGACGCTGCTCGCCTACCGCAGCGAGGCCCTGATCCTGCTCGGCCCGACCGCCCCCGCCGCCACCCTCGCCGCGCTGGACCGCAAGTCTCCGGTCATCGCCGTCGGCCGCCGGATCTCCGACGCGGCCCTGGACGTCGTGCGCACCGCTGACGACGACGGGGTCGGGCAGATCGTCGACCATCTCGTGGGGCTCGGCCATCGTGCGATCACCTACGTCGACGGCGGCAAGGGCGTGATCGCCACCGATCGGCGCCGGGGTTACCGCACCGCCATGCGCCGCCACGGCCTGGACGAACACATCAGCGTCCTGCGCGGCGACCACACCGAAGCGGCCGGCGAGCGCGCCGCGGGCCAGCTACTCGGAGCCGGCGATCTTCCCACCGCCGTCGTCGCCTTCAACGACCAGTGCGCCATCGGCGTCCTGGCCGCCCTGGCCCGCGCCGGGGTCGAGATCCCTGGCCGGGTGTCCGTGGTCGGCTACGACGACGACACCCACTCCCGGCTGAGCTGCTTCAATCTGACCACGGTCAGCCAGGGGGCCGAGGCGCAGGCGCGGCATGCGGTGACCGCGGCCGTCGAGCGCCTCGACCAGGACCGGACCGAACCCCGCGAGGTCGTCCTCACCCCGCGTCTCGTCCTCCGGGGGACGACGGCGAAGCCCGTCTGA
- a CDS encoding IS701 family transposase, giving the protein MDAHGVNRVRAKLALFVADVFASVPRKDQRAKGDCHLRGLMLESRRKSIQAMVSRLPDGDEQNLQQFVNQSTWDPVPVPVPVQRRICERMLPLIDPVAWVIDDVSVPKDGRMSAGVAPQYCGALGKRANCQVAVSVHAATDTVSCPLQWRLFLPGEWASDAVRRALTRIPADVTHREKRRLALDMLDTLAGWGMRPPVVAADAAYGTSAHLRAALSERGLAYVLAVRSDVSAHSFETKPVAPARNGPVGCWPQPRYRQTAPSVAALAAALGQEAFAHLTWRHGSRGELRSRYATVRVRPAGKAVERPIKAAASAEQGWWDGILPDCWLLTEWPADAEAPTDYWLSNLPDDTPIAGLVRLAKVRWRIEHDYRELKHGLGLDHFEGRSRPGRHHHVTLVTATHAFLTEQRLAPEVPGPVSPPTKSSTPSRTS; this is encoded by the coding sequence GTGGATGCACATGGAGTGAACCGTGTTCGGGCGAAGTTGGCGTTGTTCGTGGCGGATGTGTTCGCGTCGGTGCCGCGGAAGGACCAGCGGGCGAAGGGCGACTGCCATCTGCGGGGACTGATGCTGGAGAGCCGCCGCAAGTCGATCCAGGCTATGGTCTCGCGGCTGCCGGACGGCGACGAGCAGAACCTGCAGCAGTTCGTGAACCAGTCGACGTGGGATCCGGTGCCGGTGCCGGTGCCGGTGCAGCGGCGGATCTGCGAACGCATGCTGCCGTTGATCGATCCAGTGGCGTGGGTGATCGACGATGTGTCGGTGCCCAAGGACGGCCGGATGTCGGCCGGGGTGGCTCCGCAGTACTGCGGAGCCCTGGGAAAGCGGGCCAACTGCCAGGTCGCGGTCAGCGTCCACGCTGCGACCGATACCGTTTCCTGCCCGCTGCAATGGCGGCTGTTCCTGCCCGGGGAGTGGGCGTCGGACGCCGTTCGCCGGGCCCTCACGCGCATACCGGCAGACGTCACACACCGCGAGAAGCGGCGCCTTGCCCTGGACATGCTCGACACGCTCGCCGGCTGGGGCATGAGGCCGCCGGTCGTAGCGGCCGACGCCGCCTACGGCACCAGCGCTCACCTGCGGGCGGCGCTGTCCGAGCGCGGACTTGCCTACGTCCTGGCCGTCCGGTCGGACGTGAGCGCGCACTCTTTCGAGACGAAGCCCGTGGCCCCGGCCCGCAACGGGCCGGTCGGCTGCTGGCCCCAGCCCCGCTACCGGCAGACGGCACCATCCGTGGCAGCCCTGGCCGCCGCCCTCGGACAGGAGGCATTCGCCCATCTCACCTGGCGACACGGCTCGCGAGGGGAGTTACGCTCCCGCTACGCCACCGTGCGCGTGCGCCCGGCCGGCAAAGCTGTCGAGCGGCCGATCAAAGCCGCGGCCTCGGCCGAACAGGGCTGGTGGGACGGGATCCTGCCAGACTGCTGGCTGCTGACCGAATGGCCTGCCGACGCCGAAGCGCCGACCGACTACTGGCTGTCCAACCTGCCGGACGACACCCCGATCGCCGGCCTGGTCCGTCTGGCGAAGGTCCGCTGGCGCATCGAGCACGACTACCGCGAACTCAAGCACGGCCTGGGCCTGGACCACTTCGAAGGGCGTTCCCGGCCGGGCCGGCACCACCACGTCACCCTCGTGACCGCCACCCACGCCTTCCTCACCGAACAGCGCCTGGCCCCAGAAGTGCCCGGACCGGTCTCACCCCCGACCAAGTCCTCGACGCCCTCCAGGACGTCCTGA
- a CDS encoding O-antigen ligase family protein: MESTGTESAAGASASHERRNVSDVTGVLMLGAFAAWSLITAAARGGRPEGVLLAVLAVAAGYAAGRICGALLPVVAPSAGALAGLGLAVTDPHTMTGSPLVSPLGHTGATAALLVLAAGAACCAAWAARSPGVRLALRLLTGAIAVTAAVLGSTTGVAACAGVLLCSLAAALMRRGPGLAGLALATGLVTATVWAVAEEALPAGLTDSLEGQLTPHRILLWHDALGLVHDDPLFGAGPGRFGELAPTVARSLSADDRPHSAPLQLAAEQGLIGVGLLAAVFGWVLYVLWRAPRSTPVVLTAGAALTAVAAIAAVGNALSFTTVTAGAGLLAGMATARPLTEGGTDVAPDLDARP, from the coding sequence TTGGAGTCCACGGGGACGGAGTCCGCGGCCGGAGCGTCGGCCTCGCACGAGAGACGGAACGTCTCCGATGTCACGGGCGTGCTCATGCTCGGGGCGTTCGCGGCCTGGTCGTTGATCACGGCGGCGGCGCGGGGCGGCCGGCCGGAGGGTGTGCTGCTGGCGGTGCTCGCGGTGGCGGCCGGTTACGCGGCGGGCCGGATCTGCGGGGCCCTGCTGCCGGTGGTGGCACCGTCCGCCGGAGCGCTGGCCGGTCTCGGTCTGGCGGTCACCGACCCGCACACCATGACGGGCTCGCCGCTGGTCTCACCGCTGGGGCACACCGGTGCGACCGCCGCGCTGCTGGTCCTGGCCGCCGGTGCCGCCTGCTGTGCCGCGTGGGCGGCCCGTTCGCCCGGCGTGCGGCTGGCCCTGCGGCTGCTGACCGGCGCGATCGCGGTGACCGCGGCGGTGCTCGGCTCGACCACCGGCGTCGCCGCGTGCGCCGGCGTACTGCTGTGCTCGCTCGCGGCGGCCCTGATGCGCCGGGGCCCGGGTCTCGCGGGACTCGCCCTCGCCACGGGCCTGGTGACGGCGACGGTCTGGGCCGTGGCCGAGGAGGCCCTCCCGGCCGGGCTGACCGACTCGCTGGAGGGGCAGCTCACCCCGCACCGGATCCTGCTGTGGCACGACGCGCTCGGCCTCGTCCACGACGATCCGCTGTTCGGCGCGGGACCGGGCCGCTTCGGGGAGCTCGCCCCGACGGTCGCCCGGTCGCTGTCGGCCGACGACCGGCCCCACTCGGCACCCCTGCAGCTGGCGGCCGAGCAGGGGCTCATCGGTGTGGGCCTGCTCGCCGCGGTGTTCGGCTGGGTCCTGTACGTCCTGTGGCGGGCCCCGCGCTCCACGCCGGTGGTCCTCACCGCGGGCGCGGCCCTGACCGCGGTGGCCGCGATCGCCGCCGTGGGCAACGCGCTGAGCTTCACGACGGTGACGGCGGGCGCGGGCCTGCTCGCCGGGATGGCGACGGCACGGCCCCTGACGGAAGGGGGGACGGATGTGGCGCCGGACCTCGACGCGCGGCCCTAG
- a CDS encoding sugar ABC transporter substrate-binding protein, producing the protein MNRTSLPRSRRTASVVAVAAAATLVLAGCSSSSGGKEAEEGGADAAAGKADTPRMKVAMVTHAPSGDTFWDIIRKGAQAAAAKDNVELIYSNDESASGQATLIQNAIDQKVDGIAVTLAKPDALKDAIAKAQKAGIPVVGFNSGMDVWKEQGLLSFFGQDEAVSGQAFGNKLNETGAKHALCVVQVQGHIGLEQRCAGVKKTFKGKTENLYVNGNDMPATKSTISAKLKQDSSIDQVVTLGAPFALTAVESISDAGSKAKVATFDLNKELTDAIKAGDIEFAVDQQPYLQGYLAVDSLWLYKNNGNYSGGGEEPVLTGPAFVDKDNVDTIAKFASKGTR; encoded by the coding sequence ATGAACCGAACCTCCCTTCCCCGCTCTCGCAGAACAGCCTCCGTCGTGGCCGTGGCCGCCGCGGCCACCCTGGTCCTCGCGGGCTGTTCCAGCAGCTCCGGCGGCAAGGAGGCCGAGGAGGGCGGGGCGGACGCCGCGGCCGGCAAGGCCGACACGCCCCGTATGAAGGTCGCGATGGTCACTCACGCGCCGTCCGGCGACACGTTCTGGGACATCATCCGCAAGGGCGCCCAGGCCGCCGCCGCCAAGGACAACGTCGAGCTGATCTACTCCAACGACGAGAGCGCCAGCGGCCAGGCGACGCTGATCCAGAACGCGATCGACCAGAAGGTCGACGGCATCGCCGTCACCCTCGCCAAACCCGACGCCCTCAAGGACGCCATCGCCAAGGCACAGAAGGCCGGCATCCCCGTCGTCGGCTTCAACTCCGGCATGGACGTCTGGAAGGAGCAGGGGCTGCTCTCCTTCTTCGGCCAGGACGAGGCCGTCTCCGGCCAGGCCTTCGGCAACAAGCTCAACGAGACCGGCGCCAAGCACGCGCTCTGCGTCGTCCAGGTCCAGGGGCACATCGGCCTGGAGCAGCGCTGCGCCGGCGTGAAGAAGACCTTCAAGGGCAAGACCGAGAACCTCTACGTCAACGGCAACGACATGCCCGCGACCAAGTCGACCATCTCGGCCAAGCTCAAGCAGGACTCCTCGATCGACCAGGTCGTCACCCTCGGCGCCCCGTTCGCGCTGACGGCGGTGGAGTCGATCTCGGACGCGGGCAGCAAGGCGAAGGTCGCCACGTTCGACCTGAACAAGGAGCTCACGGACGCCATCAAGGCGGGCGACATCGAGTTCGCCGTCGATCAGCAGCCCTACCTGCAGGGCTACCTGGCCGTGGACTCGCTCTGGCTCTACAAGAACAACGGAAACTACAGCGGCGGTGGCGAGGAGCCGGTGCTGACAGGCCCGGCCTTCGTCGACAAGGACAACGTCGACACGATCGCCAAGTTCGCCTCGAAGGGCACCCGGTGA
- a CDS encoding NUDIX hydrolase — translation MATPDFIRTLRASAGNQLLWLPGVTALVFDDEGRVLLNRRSDNGKWSLIGGIPDPGEQPAACAVREVHEETAVRCVAERIVLVQALEPVRYDNGDVCQYMDTTFYCRAVGGEARVNDDESLDVGWFSLDALPDLSEFALFRIKQAMSDTVTWFDPTV, via the coding sequence ATGGCTACCCCTGATTTCATCCGCACACTCCGTGCTTCCGCCGGCAACCAGCTCCTCTGGCTCCCTGGAGTCACCGCCCTCGTCTTCGACGACGAGGGCAGAGTGCTGCTCAATCGTCGGTCCGACAACGGCAAGTGGTCGCTGATCGGCGGCATCCCGGACCCGGGGGAGCAGCCGGCGGCCTGTGCCGTGCGAGAGGTCCACGAGGAGACGGCGGTCCGGTGCGTGGCCGAACGGATCGTCCTCGTGCAGGCGTTGGAACCGGTGCGGTACGACAACGGGGACGTCTGCCAGTACATGGACACCACGTTCTACTGCCGTGCGGTGGGCGGCGAGGCGCGGGTCAACGACGACGAGTCGCTGGACGTCGGCTGGTTCTCGCTGGACGCCCTGCCGGACCTGAGCGAGTTCGCGCTGTTCCGCATCAAGCAGGCCATGTCCGACACGGTCACGTGGTTCGACCCCACGGTGTGA
- a CDS encoding ABC transporter permease: MTQATAPAASSPSSPAPPAAHKDGRTVQRSLGRRLLARPEVGALIAAIGVYAFFFSVAPSFREASSLATVLYQASVMGIMALPVALLMIGGEFDLSAGVAVTTSALTAAILTFQLTVNVWTGVIVALLVSLAVGAFNGWLLIKTGLPSFLVTLGSFLILQGSNLAVTKIFTGNVASDSIADMDGFDQAKSIFASEVSIGGVDFKITIFYWLVFAAIATWLLLRTKFGNWIFAVGGNKDSARAVGVPVNFTKVALFMGVGAGAWFVGMHLLFSFNTVQSGEGVGNEFLYIIAAVIGGCLLTGGYGSAIGPVIGAFIFGMVNQGIVYANWNPDWFKAFLGVMLLIAALVNLWVRSQATRR, from the coding sequence ATGACCCAAGCAACGGCACCGGCGGCGAGCTCACCCTCGTCGCCGGCTCCGCCGGCCGCCCACAAGGACGGCCGCACCGTACAGCGTTCGCTGGGGCGCAGGCTGCTGGCCCGCCCCGAGGTCGGCGCGCTCATAGCCGCGATCGGCGTCTACGCGTTCTTCTTCTCCGTGGCCCCCTCGTTCCGCGAGGCCAGTTCGCTGGCGACGGTGCTCTACCAGGCCTCGGTGATGGGCATCATGGCCCTGCCGGTGGCCCTGCTGATGATCGGCGGCGAGTTCGACCTGTCCGCCGGCGTCGCGGTCACCACCTCCGCCCTGACAGCGGCAATCCTCACCTTCCAGCTGACGGTGAACGTGTGGACCGGCGTGATCGTCGCGCTCCTCGTGTCCCTCGCCGTCGGCGCGTTCAACGGCTGGCTGCTCATCAAGACCGGCCTGCCGAGCTTCCTCGTCACGCTGGGCTCGTTCCTGATCCTCCAGGGCTCCAACCTGGCTGTCACGAAGATCTTCACCGGCAATGTCGCCAGTGACTCGATCGCCGACATGGACGGCTTCGACCAGGCCAAGAGCATCTTCGCGTCCGAGGTGTCGATCGGCGGCGTCGACTTCAAAATCACGATCTTCTACTGGCTCGTCTTCGCCGCGATCGCCACCTGGCTGCTGCTGCGCACCAAGTTCGGCAACTGGATCTTCGCCGTCGGCGGCAACAAGGACTCCGCCCGCGCGGTGGGTGTCCCCGTCAACTTCACGAAGGTCGCGCTGTTCATGGGTGTCGGCGCCGGGGCCTGGTTCGTCGGCATGCACCTGCTGTTCTCGTTCAACACGGTGCAGTCCGGTGAGGGCGTGGGCAACGAGTTCCTGTACATCATCGCCGCGGTGATCGGCGGCTGTCTGCTGACCGGCGGCTACGGCTCGGCGATCGGCCCGGTCATCGGCGCCTTCATCTTCGGCATGGTCAACCAGGGCATCGTCTACGCCAACTGGAACCCCGACTGGTTCAAGGCCTTCCTCGGCGTGATGCTCCTGATCGCCGCCCTCGTCAATCTGTGGGTCCGCAGCCAGGCGACCCGGAGGTGA
- a CDS encoding ATP-binding cassette domain-containing protein, which yields MANTNTNTAIVTDTESQNDTPVVELRGTGKAYGNVRALHSVNLSVHPGRVTCVLGDNGAGKSTLIKIISGLHQHTEGDVLVDGEPVRFSTPREALDAGIATVYQDLATVPLMPVWRNFFLGSEFTRGPWPVRRLDIDRMKKTADEELRNMGIVLDDLDQPIGTLSGGQRQCVAIARAVYFGARVLILDEPTAALGVKQSGVVLKYIAAARDRGLGVIFITHNPHHAYMVGDHFSVLRLGTLELSAARDQVSLEELTNHMAGGTELAALKHELAQVRGVDVEELPEEDDLTAPVATSKDGAA from the coding sequence ATGGCCAACACCAACACCAACACGGCTATCGTCACGGACACCGAATCTCAGAACGACACCCCCGTCGTAGAACTGCGCGGCACCGGCAAGGCCTACGGCAATGTCCGCGCCCTGCACAGCGTGAACCTCAGCGTCCACCCCGGCCGCGTCACCTGTGTCCTGGGCGACAACGGCGCCGGCAAGTCCACCCTCATCAAAATCATCTCCGGCCTGCACCAGCACACCGAGGGCGATGTCCTCGTCGACGGCGAGCCGGTGCGCTTCTCCACCCCCCGTGAGGCGCTGGACGCCGGTATCGCCACCGTCTACCAGGACCTGGCGACCGTGCCCCTGATGCCGGTGTGGCGCAACTTCTTCCTCGGCTCCGAATTCACCCGCGGCCCCTGGCCCGTCCGCCGCCTCGACATCGACAGGATGAAGAAGACCGCCGACGAGGAACTGCGCAACATGGGCATCGTCCTGGACGACCTCGACCAGCCCATCGGTACCCTCTCCGGCGGCCAGCGCCAGTGCGTGGCCATCGCCCGCGCCGTCTACTTCGGCGCCCGCGTCCTCATCCTCGACGAGCCCACCGCCGCCCTCGGCGTCAAGCAGTCGGGTGTGGTGCTGAAGTACATCGCCGCCGCCCGCGACCGCGGTCTGGGCGTCATCTTCATCACCCACAACCCCCACCACGCCTACATGGTCGGCGACCACTTCAGCGTCCTGCGCCTGGGCACCCTCGAACTCAGTGCCGCCCGCGACCAGGTCAGCCTCGAAGAACTCACCAACCACATGGCCGGCGGCACCGAACTCGCCGCCCTCAAACACGAACTGGCCCAAGTACGCGGCGTCGACGTCGAGGAACTCCCCGAGGAGGACGACCTCACCGCACCCGTGGCCACCTCGAAGGACGGGGCTGCGTGA
- a CDS encoding sugar phosphate isomerase/epimerase family protein has product MKIALDPYMIRNVPLLELPAVVAELGYEWIELSPREDFIPFFRHPRVDDATVRKFRKALDAAGVGISSLLPLFRWSGPDEDARQAAVRYWKRSIQICSDLGVDSMISEFNGRPEDPDRSEAQFWKSMDELLPLFEREGVKLALEPHPDDFIEDGHDAVNLIRGINHPSVSFLYCAPHTFHIGNDAPGIIKHAGDLLTHVHLADVFDHTASSGNRYILNPPGTTARVHQHLDMGQGEVDFDELFRELRANGFDGTLTSCVFAWEDRAKESSVFMRKKIDEYLTTWS; this is encoded by the coding sequence GTGAAGATCGCCCTCGACCCATACATGATCCGCAATGTCCCGCTCCTCGAACTGCCCGCCGTAGTCGCCGAGTTGGGCTACGAATGGATCGAGCTCTCCCCCCGAGAGGACTTCATCCCCTTCTTCCGCCATCCGCGCGTGGACGACGCCACCGTACGGAAGTTCCGCAAGGCGCTGGACGCGGCGGGCGTCGGGATCTCCTCCCTCCTGCCCCTCTTCCGCTGGTCCGGCCCCGACGAGGACGCGCGGCAGGCCGCCGTCCGCTACTGGAAGCGGTCCATCCAGATCTGCTCGGACCTCGGTGTGGACAGCATGATCTCCGAGTTCAACGGGCGCCCCGAGGACCCGGACCGCAGCGAGGCCCAATTCTGGAAGTCGATGGACGAACTCCTTCCGCTCTTCGAGCGGGAGGGCGTCAAGCTCGCCCTGGAGCCGCACCCGGACGACTTCATCGAGGACGGCCACGACGCGGTGAACCTGATCCGCGGGATCAACCACCCCAGCGTCAGTTTCCTCTACTGCGCCCCGCACACCTTCCACATCGGCAATGACGCCCCCGGCATCATCAAGCACGCGGGCGATCTGCTCACCCATGTCCATCTGGCCGACGTCTTCGACCACACGGCGTCCTCCGGCAACCGCTACATCCTCAACCCGCCCGGCACGACAGCACGCGTCCACCAGCACCTCGACATGGGTCAGGGCGAGGTCGACTTCGACGAGCTCTTCCGCGAACTGCGCGCGAACGGCTTCGACGGCACTCTCACGTCCTGCGTCTTCGCCTGGGAGGACCGCGCGAAGGAGTCGTCCGTCTTCATGCGGAAGAAGATCGACGAGTACCTGACCACTTGGTCCTGA
- the lnt gene encoding apolipoprotein N-acyltransferase produces MTVTATPVDEPEQLEPQAAPVSRASRWVGRLLPAVAAALSGVLLYVSFPPRTLWWLAVPAFAVFGWVLRGRGWKAGLGLGYLFGLGFLLPLLVWTGVEVGPGPWLALVVIEAVFVALVGAGVAVVSKLPGWPVWAAAVWIAGEAARARAPFNGFPWGKIAFGQADGVFLPLAALGGTPVLGFAVVLCGFGLYEVVRLLVANRRTGEAVRRGTAAVAALSVAVPLVGALASRALVSDEAEDGTATVAVIQGNVPRLGLDFNAQRRAVLDYHARETERLAAEVEAGKAARPDFVLWPENSSDIDPFANADARAVIEKAATAIGAPISVGGVVERDGKLYNEQILWDPEKGPVDTYDKRQIQPFGEYLPLRSLIGAINSEWTSMVRQDFSRGTEPGVFTMDGAKVGLVTCYEAAFDWAVRSEVTDGAQLISVPSNNATFDRSEMTYQQLAMSRVRAVEHSRTVTVPVTSGVSAIIMPDGRITQKTGMFVPDSLVQKVPLRSSQTPATRFGIAPEMLLVLVAAGGLGWAIGAGVRGRRAGGV; encoded by the coding sequence GTGACCGTCACCGCCACTCCCGTAGACGAGCCGGAACAGCTCGAACCCCAGGCCGCGCCCGTCTCCCGGGCGTCCCGATGGGTCGGCCGGCTCCTTCCGGCCGTCGCCGCGGCCCTCTCCGGGGTGCTGCTGTACGTCAGCTTCCCGCCCCGCACCCTGTGGTGGCTGGCCGTGCCGGCCTTCGCGGTCTTCGGCTGGGTGCTGCGCGGACGCGGCTGGAAGGCGGGCCTCGGTCTCGGCTATCTGTTCGGTCTCGGCTTCCTGCTGCCGCTGCTGGTGTGGACCGGCGTGGAGGTCGGTCCCGGTCCATGGCTCGCGCTCGTCGTGATCGAGGCGGTGTTCGTGGCGCTCGTCGGCGCGGGCGTCGCCGTCGTCTCGAAGCTGCCCGGCTGGCCGGTGTGGGCCGCCGCCGTGTGGATCGCCGGCGAGGCGGCACGCGCGCGTGCCCCGTTCAACGGATTCCCCTGGGGCAAGATCGCCTTCGGCCAGGCGGACGGTGTCTTCCTGCCGCTGGCCGCTCTCGGCGGCACGCCCGTGCTCGGTTTCGCGGTCGTGCTGTGCGGCTTCGGACTGTACGAGGTGGTCCGGCTGCTCGTGGCGAACCGGCGCACCGGCGAGGCCGTACGCCGGGGCACGGCGGCCGTGGCCGCACTCTCCGTGGCCGTACCCCTGGTGGGCGCACTCGCGTCCCGCGCGCTGGTGAGCGACGAGGCCGAGGACGGCACCGCCACCGTCGCGGTCATCCAGGGCAACGTTCCACGCCTGGGGCTCGACTTCAACGCCCAGCGGCGGGCCGTGCTCGACTACCACGCCAGGGAGACCGAGCGGCTGGCAGCCGAGGTCGAGGCCGGCAAGGCCGCCCGGCCCGACTTCGTGCTCTGGCCGGAGAACTCCTCCGACATCGACCCCTTCGCCAACGCCGACGCCCGCGCGGTGATCGAGAAGGCGGCCACCGCCATCGGTGCCCCCATCTCCGTCGGCGGAGTGGTGGAGCGGGACGGCAAGCTCTACAACGAGCAGATCCTGTGGGATCCCGAGAAGGGCCCCGTCGACACCTACGACAAGCGGCAGATCCAGCCGTTCGGCGAGTACCTGCCGCTGCGGTCGCTGATCGGCGCCATCAACAGCGAGTGGACGTCCATGGTCCGCCAGGACTTCAGCCGGGGCACCGAGCCCGGCGTGTTCACCATGGACGGGGCGAAGGTCGGACTCGTCACCTGCTACGAGGCGGCCTTCGACTGGGCGGTGCGCTCCGAGGTCACCGACGGCGCGCAGCTGATCTCCGTGCCCAGCAACAACGCCACCTTCGACCGCAGCGAGATGACCTACCAGCAGCTCGCCATGTCCCGGGTCCGCGCCGTCGAGCACAGCCGCACCGTCACCGTCCCGGTGACCAGCGGCGTCAGCGCGATCATCATGCCGGACGGGAGGATCACGCAGAAGACGGGCATGTTCGTCCCGGACTCGCTGGTCCAGAAGGTCCCGCTGCGGTCCTCTCAGACGCCCGCCACCCGGTTCGGCATCGCGCCCGAGATGCTTCTGGTGCTGGTCGCGGCGGGTGGGCTCGGCTGGGCGATCGGGGCCGGTGTGCGCGGGAGGCGCGCCGGTGGCGTGTAG